A window from Cydia amplana chromosome 12, ilCydAmpl1.1, whole genome shotgun sequence encodes these proteins:
- the LOC134652850 gene encoding protein yippee-like isoform X1, translating to MWAAGGCCSRQAGEGAARTPVKTFQAYLPPAHRTYSCIHCRAHLASHDELISKSFQGSQGRAYLFNSVVNVGCGPAEERVLLTGLHAVADIYCECCKTMLGWKYEHAFESSQKYKEGKFIIELAHMVKENGWE from the exons ATGTGGGCGGCGGGCGGCTGCTGCTCGCGGCAAGCAG GCGAGGGCGCGGCCCGGACGCCGGTCAAGACGTTCCAGGCGTACCTCCCGCCGGCGCACAGGACCTACAGCTGCATACACTGCCGCGCGCACCTGGCGAGCCATGACGAGCTTATATCTAAG TCGTTCCAAGGCAGCCAGGGGCGCGCGTACCTGTTTAATTCAGT TGTAAACGTGGGCTGCGGGCCGGCGGAGGAGCGCGTCCTGCTCACGGGCCTCCACGCCGTCGCCGACATCTACTGCGAGTGCTGCAAGACCATGCTCGGCTGGAAATAC GAGCACGCCTTCGAGTCCAGCCAGAAGTATAAAGAGGGCAAGTTCATAATAGAACTGGCTCACATGGTGAAAGAGAACGGGTGGGAATAG
- the LOC134652850 gene encoding protein yippee-like isoform X2 has product MREGLTNRGLAGEGAARTPVKTFQAYLPPAHRTYSCIHCRAHLASHDELISKSFQGSQGRAYLFNSVVNVGCGPAEERVLLTGLHAVADIYCECCKTMLGWKYEHAFESSQKYKEGKFIIELAHMVKENGWE; this is encoded by the exons ATGCGTGAGGGGCTGACTAACCGTGGCCTGGCAGGCGAGGGCGCGGCCCGGACGCCGGTCAAGACGTTCCAGGCGTACCTCCCGCCGGCGCACAGGACCTACAGCTGCATACACTGCCGCGCGCACCTGGCGAGCCATGACGAGCTTATATCTAAG TCGTTCCAAGGCAGCCAGGGGCGCGCGTACCTGTTTAATTCAGT TGTAAACGTGGGCTGCGGGCCGGCGGAGGAGCGCGTCCTGCTCACGGGCCTCCACGCCGTCGCCGACATCTACTGCGAGTGCTGCAAGACCATGCTCGGCTGGAAATAC GAGCACGCCTTCGAGTCCAGCCAGAAGTATAAAGAGGGCAAGTTCATAATAGAACTGGCTCACATGGTGAAAGAGAACGGGTGGGAATAG